The Buchnera aphidicola (Formosaphis micheliae) nucleotide sequence ATATGATGCACAAAATATAAATTTATTTTCTCTATCTATAGATAAATAATTAGGACTACCAGGTATCGGAGATTCTCCTATTTTATTTAATAGCCCATTTTTTTTTATTTTATATGTTATTATACGACAATTCGGTCTAATTCCTGCATAAAGAAAATTTTCAGTTGTATGTATAGGTTGAACTTCTCCATCAGTATTTATTACTTGAATTTGTTCTAAAGAGAAATCAACACCAATACTGAAAACTTCTATTTGCTTACTACCTGGTGTAGATAAATATAAAATATTATTCATATTTCCTCAATAATATACTTTGCATGTAAAGTTATCTAAATTATTTAAATATTTACTTCATGTAAAATAGTTTATAGAATTTTAATTCATCAACGTTAATTTTATAATTAACTTGTTTTAATAATAAAAAAATATATTTTTTTATAATATTATGTAGTAAAAATTAAACCTTTATTATTATTAATATAATTTATATTTTTTAAAAAAATTAAGAATTATTTTGATGGTTTATTTTTTCCAAAAAATTTAATATCCATGTTATTCTAGAATTACAATTTATAATTTTATGTTTCAATTTTAATTGATTTACTGTATTAAATTTCCATTCTATTAATTCTTTTTTTAAAATTACTAATAAATATTCAATGTTAATAGAATTAATTTGACAAAAATCAATAATACTATTTAATTTATTAGATTTTATATAATTAATTCCTATTTTTTTAGATAAAATACGTATTTTAGAAACAGTAATCAAATTATGTATTTCTTGGGGTATAGATCCAAATTGATAAATTAACTCATATTTTAAATCAACTAATTCTTTTAAATCTTGAACACTAGAAATTTTTTTGTAATAATCAAGTCTAATATTCATACTATTAATATATGACTCAGGAATTAACGCTGTAACAGATAATTCTATTTCTGGTTGATTATTCAGAATTTCTTCTAAAGATAGAATATTATTATTTTTTATGTTAATAACAGCTTGATTTAATAATTCTGTATATAAAGTAATGCCAATATTGTTTACATGGCCACTTTGCTCAATTCCTAAAATTTCACCTATACCTCTAATTTCAAGATCTTGCATAGATAAAGTTAGTCCAGATCCAAAATCTTTTAATGATATTATTGCTTCAAATCTTTTTTTTGCTTCTGGTGTTATTTTTTCGTAATTAGATACTAGAAGCCAAGCGTATGCTTGATGGTATGATCTACCTACTCTACCACGTAATTGATGCAATTGGGCTAAACCAAAACGATCTGCTTTTTCAACAATAATTGTATTAACATTAGGTATGTCAATTCCTGTTTCAATAATTGCTGTACAAACAAGAACGTTAATTTTATTTTGAGTAAAATTTAACATAACTTTTTTTAATTCATGTGTACTCATTTGACCATGTCCAATATCTATTTTTACTTCTGGTACTAATGTACATATTTTTTTTGCTGTATTTTTAATTTTTTTTACTTCATTACATAAGTAAAAAACTTGACCTCCTCTTAATATTTCTTTAATAATTACTCTTTTAATTAATGAGTCATTATATTCTCGAATAAAAGTTTTTACTGTTAATCTCTTTTCTGGTGGAGTAGAAATAATTGACATATCTCTAATACCACTCATACCCATATTTAATGTACGTGGAATTGGTGTGGCCGTTAGTGTTATAATATCTATATTTAAAAACATAGATTTAATATATTCTTTTTGTTGAACACCAAATCTATGCTCTTCATCAATAATCAATAAACCTAAATTATTCCATCTAATTTTTTTAAATAATAACAAATGAGTTCCAATTAATATATTTACTGTACTATCATGTACACTTTTAATACTAACAGATTGTTTTTTGTTACTACATAATCTAGATAAAATTTCAATTTTATAAGAAAAGTTAGAAAACCGTTTTTTAAAGCTATTATAATGTTGTTGAGCTAAAAGAGTTGTAGGTACTAATACAACGACTTGTTTATTGTTACTAACAGCTAAAAAAGCTGCTCTCATTGCTACTTCGGTTTTTCCAAATCCAACATCTCCACATATAATTCTATCCATAGGAACTGATTTTTTCATATCGCATAATACTGAATTAATTGCATTACTTTGGTCAGAAGTAATTTCAAAAGGACAGTCTTTACAAAATAAATTATATTTATTTTTATCTAAATGAAAAGCAAATCCTTTTTTTGCTATTCTGCTAGAATATGTATCTAATAACATAGTAGCTACATCATTTATTTTTTTAATAGCTTTTTTTTTGACTTTATTCCAGCTATCAGATCCTAACTTATTTAAAGATATATTTTTTTGTGAAAAATTTGTATAACGACTAATCAAATATAAATAAGTAACTGGTACATACAATTTTGCTTTATTGGCATATTCCAATATTAAATATTCATTTTTTACACCAGTAATTTCGATCACTTTTAATCCTTTATATCGACCAATTCCATGTGTAAAATGTACCACTATTTGATCTTTTTTAAGTTCAGATAGATTATTAAAATATGTGTTAAAATTATTTTTTTTAACTTCAAAAAAATTATTATTATAGTGTAACATTTTTATGTTGTTTTTTACATATTATAGTTATATAACATATTATATTGATATACATATAATTATACATAAATATTTTTTATCTATATTATTTTTTTTTATTTTTATATTAGATATATATTTAAATGTTTATTTTTATAATGGTAATATTAAACTTAATAATTTAAATATTTTTATAATTTTTGTAATATGATATAAAATATAATTATATTAATTATATTTTATTTTATTAGTTTTACTTGTGTATTTTTTATGTACTATGATATAATATTATAGGATATAGAAAAATATTTTTTATATTATTAACAATATTTATTTAAAGTAATAATTTTTAATAGATATTATACATTTCTTGACTTTGATAAAACAGTATTTTTCATAAAGTAAAAAAAAATTAATTTTTTTTGTTGCTTTATTTTAAGTAAATAACAGTGTATAAATATAAATATTTATACTATAGATATATAATTTATGTATTTTAGTAATTTTTACTGATAAAAATAACATAATACATATATTGTCTATATAAAATATAAAAAGTTATAAAAAATAAATCAAGTACTGAGCAATATATTAAAACATATGTTTAATAAAGTTATAATATTAAATTTATTTAAGTTTTTATAAAATATTCATATAGTTAAATGTTTTAAAAAACAAGAATAATTAAATTAGATATAATACATAAATATACTTAATATATAATAATAGATATCATCACGAACATTGTATAACAATTAACTTCAATTGTTGAAATAATATTGTTTATATAAAATTTAAAATATTGGCAAAAAAAATGACTATTAGAGTAGGAATAAATGGGTTTGGTCGTATAGGCCGTATGGTATTTAGAATGGCTCAATCACGTTCTGATATAGACATTGTTGCAATCAACGATTTAATTGATACTAAATATATTGCTTATTTATTGAAATATGATTCAACGCATGGAAAATTTAATCAAAATATTTCGATCAATAATAATACATTGATTGTAAATAAAAAAAATATATATATTTCATCTGAAAAAGATCCAAAAAAAATAATGTGGAAAGAATTAAATATAGATGTTGTAATTGAATCTACTGGAATTTTTTTAACTACAGAAAGTGCTTATGCGCATATTATTGCTGGTGCAAAAAAAGTAGTAATTACTGGTCCATCAAAAGATAATACGCCTATGTTTGTTAATGGTGCTAATTTTCATACTTATTCTGGGCAAAAAATTGTATCTAATGCCTCTTGTACAACTAATTGTTTAGCCCCTTTAGTAAAACTAATAAACGATGAGTTTACTATTATTGAAGCATTAATGACTACAGTACATGCAACTACTGCAACTCAGAAAACAGTAGATGGAGTATCTCATAAAGATTGGAGAGGAGGTAGAGGAGCATTACAAAATATCATTCCTTCTTCTACAGGAGCAGCATTAGCTGTCAGTAAAGTATTACCTGAATTAAATGGTAAAATAACTGGTATGGCATTTAGAATTCCAACTCCTAATGTGTCAGTTGTAGATCTTACATTTAAACAAAAAAAATCAGCTGAATATACTGATATTTGTGAAATTATTAAGTATGCATCAAAAAATCATATGAAAAATATTGTAGGTTATACAGAAGATGCTGTAGTATCTACAGATTTTAATGGTACTACTTTAACATCCATATTTGATGCACAAGCAGGTCTATCTCTAAATAGAACGTTCTTTAAAATAATTGCTTGGTATGATAATGAATCTGGTTATTCTAGTAAAGTTTTAGATTTAACATCTCTAATTGCTTCCTAAAATAATAATTTTATATACTGTTAAACATTAAAAAAAATAAAATTTTATTTTATTTTTTTTAATGCTGAAATGAAAACAAAATATTTTAATAAATATTATTTTTAAAAAATATATTACTTTATGAAATATTGTTTGACATAAATAACTCATTTTTTATTTGATTTACCCATATTTTTGTTCTTTTTTCACTTTTTTCAGGTTGTCTATCTTCATCTATAACTAAACCATAAAAAAATTCACTATTTTTTACTGCCTTAGATGATTCAAATGTATACCCTTTAATAGGCCATTGCCCAATAATTTTTGCTCCTTTAGATTTAACTATATTATAAATAATTCCAATTGCATCACAAAAATATTCCGTATAATCACTTTGATCTCCACATCCAAATAAAGCAATAATTTTATTGTTAAAATCTATTGTTTTAAATATCGGTAAAAAATTATCCCAATCACACTGTAATTCACCATAATACCATGTTGGAATACCTAATATTAATACATCACACACTTCTAAATCTTTTTTTGTAACATATTCAATGTCATATAATTTGCATAAATTAATTCCAATGAATTTGTGAATTAATTTTGCAATTTTTTCTGTATTTCCAGTATCGCTTCCAAAAAAAATACCAATTTTTTTCATTTATTCTCCTTTCAAAGTAATGTATTATATATTTATATAATATAATCAAATAATATTTTTTATGAAAATAACAGATAAAAAATTTTCAATGTGATGTATCATAAAATATTTTTTTATTATAAGAAAATATATTTATTTATAATAATTAAATTAAATATATATTATTAGTATATTTTATATAATAAAACTATAACGTATTTTAAATAATAGATATTAAACGTAATTTTTTTAAATATGTTAGTTTATTATAATAATATATAGATAAATTAATTAAAATGTTAAAATAGATATGAATAATTCAATTATCTCCATTTTTATTACATATACAAATATAAAATACAATTTATATTTTATTGGCAAAATATATGAAAATACATCTTATGTGGTTTCGTAATGATTTACGTATACATGATAATACCGCATTACATTTTTGTTGTAAAGATCCATTAATCAAAGTACTATCAATTTTTATTTCTACTCCTTCTCAATGGCAAAAACATGACATGTCATTTAAAAAATCAGAATATATTTATAAAAATTTATTAGAATTAAAAAAAAATATGCTTTCATTAGGTATTCCTCTTGATATACATGAATCAATGAATTTTGCAACATCTATTCAATTTATAATACAATTTTGTAAAAAAAATAAAATAACTGATATGTTTTATAATTATGAATATGAAATTAATGAAAAAAAAAGAGATGTATCTATAACTCAATTACTAAATAAAGAAAATATTTTGATACATAGATTTCATGATAGTGTTATATTACCTCCAGATAAAATCTGTACTAAAAATGGAAAAATATATCAATGTTTTTATTTTTTTAAAAAAAATATAATTAATCAATTAAAAGAAACTTCTCTTAAATGTTGGCCTAAACCTAATATAAGAAATAGTATAAAATATACTAAAAAAAAAATACCATTTACTTATAAACGTGAAAAAATTCAAACTAAAATATATCCTATTGGAGAAGAACAGGCTTTAAATCAATTAATTTTTTTTATTGAAAAAAACATAGAAAATTATGAATTAACTTATAATATTCCTTATCTCAATACTACCAGTTTATTATCTGTCTGTTTATCTATCGGAGTTTTATCACCTCGACAATGTTTGTATTTTCTATTTAAAAAAACAATGTTTACATCAAAAAAAAAATATCAATGTAGATGGTTTAATGAATTATTATGGCGTGAGTTTTATAAATATTTATTAATTAATAATCCTCAATTAAGTAAATATGAATCTTTATTAAATTTTGAAAAAAAAATAAAATGGAATAGTAATGAAAATCATTTGTTAGCTTGGAAAAATGGAAAAACTGGTTATCCAATAATTGATGCTGGAATGAGACAATTAAAAGAATACGGTTGGATTCATAATAGAATACGAATGATTTGTGCTTGTTTTTTAGTAAAAAATCTTTTAATAGATTGGAGGATTGGAGAAAAATATTTTATATCAAAATTAATTGATGGAGATTTAGCTATAAATAATGGTAATTGGCAATGGATCGCTTCTGTAGGAATTAATAGCATGCCATATTTTCAAATATTTAATCCAATTAATCAAATTAAAAAATTTGATAGTCAAGGATTATATATAAAAAAATATTTACCTGAATTACGTAAAGTACCACCATCTGATATTTCTATACCTTATAATTGGTCTTATAAAACAGGAAAAAAAATTAATTATCCTATTCCAATAATTGATTATAACGTAACAAAAAAAAAATTCTTGTTTACTATTCTTTCAGCAAAACGTAGTTTTTAAAAAGTGATAATTTAATGAATAATTTTGATTTAGAAAACATTATTAATATAAAATTAAATAGTCATCAATTTGATGATTTTTCGCCAAATGGATTACAAATAGAAGGTGCTAAAAATATAAAAAAAATTGTTTCTGGCGTAAGTATATGTCAAGAATTACTTAACAAAGCTATCGAATTAAAAGCTTCAGCAATTATTGTACATCATGGGTGTTTTTGGAATAAAACAAAACAGGTTATTACAGGAATACAAAAAAAAAGATTAAAAACTCTTATGTTACATAATATTAATTTATACAGTTGGCATTTACCTTTAGATGCACATCCTGAAATTGGTAACAATGCACAAATAGCAAAAAAGTTAAATATTACTATTCAAGGACATTTGTTACCTTATGTACCATGGGGTACATTAAAAAATAATTTATCTGGAAAAGAATTATCAGATGAAATAATAAAACATTACAATCGAGTTCCTTTTCATGAACGCTCTGAGAAAAACTGTAATATTTCTAAATTAGCTTGGTGCAGTGGAAAAGGACAAGGTTTTATGAAAGATATTAATTTATCAAAATTAGATGCTTTTTTGACTGGAGAAATATCAGAAGAAACAATTTACATGGCTAGAGAAAATAATTTACATTTTTATGCAATAGGGCATTATGCTAGCGAAAGAGATGGAATAATAGCATTAGGCGACTGGTTAACTAAAAAATATAATTTAAATATAACGTTTGTTGATATTAATAATCCTATTTAATCATAATAAAAATTTTAAGTTATGCTTATTTTTAAATAAATAATGTATAATTATAGTTAATTATATAAATAATATACATGTAGCTATATTATTAAAAACATAATAATATCATAAATAAACTTAAATAATATAATGTAATTAACTGTAATCAATATTTATTAACATAAAAAATCATTTAATTTCTTCATATTTATACATTACATTATAAATATAAATTATAATTTAATTAATCATAATATCATTTGTATAAATATTATCATACAAAAAATTAAGAGAGTGACATGAATTATAAAAATATATTAATTCCTTTAATTAATGTTTCATGTTTATCAAAAGATAATGAAAATTATATAGAACATATATATAATTTATTTTTATCTAATCCTAACTCCGTTGATATATTATGGAAAAATTTTTTTTTAGATATTTGTAATAAAAAAAAAAAAATGATTATGTATATTACTCCAGTAATAATTCTTATGACACAAAATATATTACTGATAATAATGAAAAAGTAAATCAAACATATCATACTCAAGAAAAACTATCAAAATTAATTAATTTTTTTCGTAAATATGGACATATATTTGCTAAATTAGATCCATTAAATGTTAATATAAACGAAAAAATTACTAATTTTAATAAAAATTTTAATTATTCTAATAATATAATATCAAGTAATGAAGATATTTCTACTGTATTAAAAATGTGTAATAATTCCAAATCTATAAAAAATATACGGAACAAATTTCAAAACATATATTGTAATTATATTGGATTTGAATATATGCATATTACAAATAGTAAAGAAAAAAAATGGTTACAAAATTATATAGAATGTTCAATTTATAAAGAACATTTCAATACAGAAAATAAAATGCATATATTAAATTTATTAACATATGCAGAAGAATTAGAAAAATTTATATCCAATAAATTTCCAGGTACTAAACGATTTTCTTTAGAAGGTGCTGAAACTCTAATTCCTATGTTACATGAAGCAATGTACTATGCAGGGAATCTAAATGTTTCTAAAATAATATGTTCAATGGCTCATCGTGGTAGATTAAACGTATTAGTTAATATATTTGGGAAAAAAGAACGATATTTATTTAAAGAATTTTCTAATCTATATTATGATAAAAACAAAAGCGGAGATGTTAAATATCATTTAGGTTATCAAAATACAATAAATGTTAATAATAATATAATTGATATTATATTAAAATGTAACCCTTCTCATTTAGAAATCATAAATTCAGTAGTTATTGGTTCTGCACGCGCCCATATAGATCTTATGGAGATAAAAAATTCCAATAAAATATTACCAATTATTATTCATGGAGACGCCGCTATTACGGGACAAGGTATAGTTCAAGAGACATTAAATATGTCACAAGTTCAGGGTTATGAAGTAGGTGGTACTATACATATAGTCATTAATAATCAAATTGGTTTTACCACTTCTCAAAAAAAATATTTACAATCAAGTCGTTATTGTACTGATATAGCTAAAATGATTGATTCTCCTATATTTCATGTAAATGCTGACTATCCAGAATGTGCTA carries:
- the phrB gene encoding deoxyribodipyrimidine photo-lyase, which gives rise to MKIHLMWFRNDLRIHDNTALHFCCKDPLIKVLSIFISTPSQWQKHDMSFKKSEYIYKNLLELKKNMLSLGIPLDIHESMNFATSIQFIIQFCKKNKITDMFYNYEYEINEKKRDVSITQLLNKENILIHRFHDSVILPPDKICTKNGKIYQCFYFFKKNIINQLKETSLKCWPKPNIRNSIKYTKKKIPFTYKREKIQTKIYPIGEEQALNQLIFFIEKNIENYELTYNIPYLNTTSLLSVCLSIGVLSPRQCLYFLFKKTMFTSKKKYQCRWFNELLWREFYKYLLINNPQLSKYESLLNFEKKIKWNSNENHLLAWKNGKTGYPIIDAGMRQLKEYGWIHNRIRMICACFLVKNLLIDWRIGEKYFISKLIDGDLAINNGNWQWIASVGINSMPYFQIFNPINQIKKFDSQGLYIKKYLPELRKVPPSDISIPYNWSYKTGKKINYPIPIIDYNVTKKKFLFTILSAKRSF
- a CDS encoding Nif3-like dinuclear metal center hexameric protein encodes the protein MNNFDLENIINIKLNSHQFDDFSPNGLQIEGAKNIKKIVSGVSICQELLNKAIELKASAIIVHHGCFWNKTKQVITGIQKKRLKTLMLHNINLYSWHLPLDAHPEIGNNAQIAKKLNITIQGHLLPYVPWGTLKNNLSGKELSDEIIKHYNRVPFHERSEKNCNISKLAWCSGKGQGFMKDINLSKLDAFLTGEISEETIYMARENNLHFYAIGHYASERDGIIALGDWLTKKYNLNITFVDINNPI
- the fldA gene encoding flavodoxin FldA, which encodes MKKIGIFFGSDTGNTEKIAKLIHKFIGINLCKLYDIEYVTKKDLEVCDVLILGIPTWYYGELQCDWDNFLPIFKTIDFNNKIIALFGCGDQSDYTEYFCDAIGIIYNIVKSKGAKIIGQWPIKGYTFESSKAVKNSEFFYGLVIDEDRQPEKSEKRTKIWVNQIKNELFMSNNIS
- the gap gene encoding type I glyceraldehyde-3-phosphate dehydrogenase, translating into MTIRVGINGFGRIGRMVFRMAQSRSDIDIVAINDLIDTKYIAYLLKYDSTHGKFNQNISINNNTLIVNKKNIYISSEKDPKKIMWKELNIDVVIESTGIFLTTESAYAHIIAGAKKVVITGPSKDNTPMFVNGANFHTYSGQKIVSNASCTTNCLAPLVKLINDEFTIIEALMTTVHATTATQKTVDGVSHKDWRGGRGALQNIIPSSTGAALAVSKVLPELNGKITGMAFRIPTPNVSVVDLTFKQKKSAEYTDICEIIKYASKNHMKNIVGYTEDAVVSTDFNGTTLTSIFDAQAGLSLNRTFFKIIAWYDNESGYSSKVLDLTSLIAS
- the mfd gene encoding transcription-repair coupling factor encodes the protein MLHYNNNFFEVKKNNFNTYFNNLSELKKDQIVVHFTHGIGRYKGLKVIEITGVKNEYLILEYANKAKLYVPVTYLYLISRYTNFSQKNISLNKLGSDSWNKVKKKAIKKINDVATMLLDTYSSRIAKKGFAFHLDKNKYNLFCKDCPFEITSDQSNAINSVLCDMKKSVPMDRIICGDVGFGKTEVAMRAAFLAVSNNKQVVVLVPTTLLAQQHYNSFKKRFSNFSYKIEILSRLCSNKKQSVSIKSVHDSTVNILIGTHLLLFKKIRWNNLGLLIIDEEHRFGVQQKEYIKSMFLNIDIITLTATPIPRTLNMGMSGIRDMSIISTPPEKRLTVKTFIREYNDSLIKRVIIKEILRGGQVFYLCNEVKKIKNTAKKICTLVPEVKIDIGHGQMSTHELKKVMLNFTQNKINVLVCTAIIETGIDIPNVNTIIVEKADRFGLAQLHQLRGRVGRSYHQAYAWLLVSNYEKITPEAKKRFEAIISLKDFGSGLTLSMQDLEIRGIGEILGIEQSGHVNNIGITLYTELLNQAVINIKNNNILSLEEILNNQPEIELSVTALIPESYINSMNIRLDYYKKISSVQDLKELVDLKYELIYQFGSIPQEIHNLITVSKIRILSKKIGINYIKSNKLNSIIDFCQINSINIEYLLVILKKELIEWKFNTVNQLKLKHKIINCNSRITWILNFLEKINHQNNS